In Lutra lutra chromosome 5, mLutLut1.2, whole genome shotgun sequence, a single genomic region encodes these proteins:
- the LOC125101263 gene encoding uncharacterized protein LOC125101263, which produces MGPWTWKPQNQVCTRPSRHLDSKFSMFPWTQILPSPQRTGHSNTGLSSWRQIRRPPNLLSIAPICPMQPWRPGSLQNMSPPSQDSMALRSHWHTNLTSQSMTACFSPLQGREHSSLFSLSMCFSLRSLWPAISSLFILWGGLLLMRKLCHAIEGETGQWFQHFVFEFMAGNEEGQWEEVAQETQALNYIESLAEILQLKEQCSILKGEVQALMQEAKQCTERLDQLHEVESFFIQMKIFLNISALHAVPKG; this is translated from the exons ATGGGCCCATGGACATGGAAACCACAAAATCAAGTCTGTACTAGGCCAAGCAGGCACCTGGACAG CAAGTTCAGCATGTTTCCATGGACACagatccttccttctccccagaggaCAGGGCACTCAAACACTGGGCTTTCTAGCTGGCGTCAGATTAGGAGACCTCCAAACCTGCTCAGCATTGCACCGATTTGTCCAATGCAGCCATGGAGACCTGGAAGCCTCCAAAACATGagccctccatcccaggacagcaTGGCCCTAAGAAGCCACTGGCACACCAACTTGACCTCCCAATCTATGACTGCATGCTTTTCACCTCTGCAGGGAAGGGAGCATTCAAGTCTCTTCTCACTTTCAATGTGCTTCAGCCTAAGGTCCTTGTGGCCTGCTATCtcttcattattcattttgtGGGGAGGTCTCCTCCTGATGAGAAAACTATGCCATGCCATAGAAGGTGAAACAGGCCAGTGGTTTCAACACTTTGTTTTTGAATTCATGGCAGGAAATGAAGAGGGGCAATGGGAGGAGGTAGCGCAGGAGACCCAGGCACTGAACTATATAGAGTCATTGGCAGAAATCCTCCAGTTAAAGGAGCAGTGTTCCATCCTCAAGGGAGAGGTGCAGGCATTAATGCAAGAAGCCAAGCAGTGCACTGAGAGGCTGGATCAGCTCCATGAGGTGGAGAGCTTCTTTATTCAAATGAAGATCTTCCTCAATATTTCTGCTTTACATGCAGTACCCAAGGGTTAA